GGCCGCCGCGCAGGCCCTCATCCGCCGTGATGAGCAGATTCGAGTCGCAATCCTGGATGCGCCCCGAAAGGCTGTCCGGCGAAAAACCGCCGAACACGACCGAGTGGATGGCGCCGATGCGCGCGCAGGCGAGCATGGCGACCACGGCCTCCGGAACCATCGGCAGGTAAATGGTGACGCGATCCCCCTTCTTGACGCCAAGGCCGAGCATGACATTGGCGAACTTGCAGGTTTCCGCGTGCAATTCCTTGTAGGTAATGTGCTTGCTATCCTTCGGGTCGTCGCCTTCCCACAAGATCGCGATCTGATTGCCGCGCGTCTTCAGGTGGCGATCGAGGCAGTTGTATGACGCGTTCAGTTTCCCGTCGCTGTACCAGCGAATATGCACGTCGCCTGTGAAGGAGCAGTCCCTGACTTTCGTATAGGGCTTGAACCAGTCGAGGCGCTTTCCCTCCTCGCGCCAGAACCCTTCGGGATCGTCGATCGAGCGCTTGTACATGGCGCGGTACTTGGCCTCGTTGCACCAGGCCTTCTCCGCCCAACCGTGCGGAACCGGGAATACCTGATCGTCCATAACGTTCCCTCGAATGCTAGGGCTTTTCGGGCCACGGCCCTCGCCCTGTGGGCGCGCCGCTCTCGGGTGCTGCGGCGGCCAGGAATTATCGGAGAAAGGTACCTGACAGACAAGCGCCGTGGCAGCCTCGAACGAGCTCAAGCCCGTGCCGCTGATCCCGTACCGCCGCCAAGAATCACCATGCCGTCCGCGATCCCGACAGGTACCGGCTCGAGGCGCTGGCCATGGCAGGGGCCGGCGAAGCAAAAGCCGTCATAGACGCGAAACCGTGCGCCGTGGGTTGCGCAAAGAATGTGACGCTTGTCGTAGGTCATGAAGCGATCCGGGATCAGGTCGAGGGGTGTGCCCACATGGGGACAACTGTTCACGTAGCCGTGGACCCGCTTGCCCTGGCGGAAGACTGCGATAAGTGTCTGCTCGGACCCTTGGCCGAGGGTAAAGCCGCGCCCCTCGCCCTCGGGGATCTCATCGAGCCGGCAGAGGATCAGGGGACGGACGCGATCGCTCATGCTGCTAGGGCTTCACACCCGCCATTTTGCAGAGGATTCGCCACTCCTCCGCCCCGATGGGCACGACCGAAAGGCGCGATTGGCGGACGAGGGCGAGGTTGCCGAGCCGCGGCTCGGCCTTGATCTCGGCGAGCGTCACGGGCCTTTCGGCCGGCATTACCGGCTTCAGGTCGACCATGCCAAAGCGGCCCGTGGGGTCGGTCGGGTCGGGATGATAGAGCGCGCACACCTCGGCGATGCCGACGATGCGCCTCTCGTCGCCCGAGTGATAGAAAAAGCCGCGCTCGCCGATCTTCATGGCCTTCATATTGTTGGAGGCTTGGTAATTGCGCACGCCGTCCCAACCGGTCGACCCTTTCGCCACGAGATCGTCCCAGGAGAACTCCTCGGGTTCCGATTTGAAAAGCCAGTGCGCCACGACGCTGTCCCCGAACCTTCGAGCAGTCTTTCCGCTTTGCGGCGTCACAATATCCGATGAATGGCCCCTCGGGATAGCGTCCGTCACTTGCGACGCTAACTCTGCAGTCGCTCATTCTTGAAAGGGCGCGCCAAAAGCTTGGCGACGGTGTCGTCGATCGAGGCACCCCGATGCAGGATTACGTGAACGGCCGTAGAGATGGGCATCTCGACACCGAGTTTTTTCGCGAGCTCGACCGCCGAGACTGCGGTTGTGACTCCCTCCGCGACCGAGCGGCGCTCGGCGAGAACATCGTCGAGCTTGCGTCCTTCTCCAAGCGCTGCGCCCAGGGAGAAATTCCGCGATTGCGCCCCGTTGCAGGTGAGCGTGAGGTCGCCGAGGCCCGAGAGCCCCATGAACGTCTCGGGACGCGCACCTTTCGCGATGCCGAGGCGGGCCATTTCGGCAAGTCCCCGTGTGATGAGGGCTGCGCGCGCATTGTCGCCGAGGCCGCATCCCGCCACGATGCCGCAGGCGATCGCGATCACGTTCTTGACGGCGCCGCCGATTTCGGCACCGGCAAGATCGTCGCTCAGATACGGTCGAAACCTCGCACTGCCGATCGCGGCCACGAGACGCTCACCCATGGCCTTGTCGCGGCAGGCAAGCGTCAATGCAGCCGGCAATCCGCGTGCGACCTCCGATGCAAAGCTTGGCCCCGAAAGGACCGCGAGCGGTATTGCCGGTAGGCACTCGACCGCGACTTCGCTGAGCAAGGCGCCGGTGCGCTGTTCGATTCCCTTGGCGCAGATCACGACCGGCGTTCCCGCCCCGATATGCGGCGCCAATCGGGTCGCGATCGAGCGCAGCGCCTGGGCGGGTGTTACGAGCAGGAGCGCATCGGCCTTCGCGATTTCCGCAAGCGAGCCCGTGGCGCGCACCGTTGGATCGAGTGCCACCCCGGAAAGGTAGAGCGGATTTTCGTGATGGCCATTGATGGCTTCGACGACCTCCGGTTCATAGGCCCAGAGCATCGCCTCATGTCCGGCCCGGCGCACGACGAACGATAGGGCCGTACCCCAGGCGCCGGCGCCCACAATACCGATTCGTTGAATTTTCCCGGCCATCGCGAACAGCAATCCCTCAATGCAGCACGGGCCACGCGTGTGGTGGATTTGAAGGTCCTATGATTTTGGCGGCGGCCGCGTCTCGGAACTTCAAATCCGAATACCACACTAGATACGATAATTTGCTCTTGTGGCTTTGAATCCGAAATCCGCTCCCGCCCCCAAATGTGGCGAATTTCGGATTCGCCACACTAGTGTGGTGGATTTGAAGTTCCTAACATTTCGGTGGCATCCGCGTTTAGGAACTTCAAATCCGCATACCACACTAGATAGAATATTTTGCTCGTGTGGCTTTGAATCCGAAATCCGCTCCCGGTCCCGCCTCCAAATCTGGCGGATTTCGGTTTCGCCACACTAGTGTGGTGGATTTGAAGTTCCTAACATTTCGGTGGCATCCGCGTTTTGGAACTTCAAATCCGCATACCACACTAGATAGAATATTTTGCTCGTGTGGCTTTGAATCCGAAATCCGCTCCCGGTCCCGCCCCCAAATCTGGCGGATTTCGGTTTCGCCACACTAGCCTCACGCCTTCACGCCGGCGCCAATCGCCGCGGGGGCGTCCGGGTCGAGCGGCCAACGCGGCCGCGGCGCAAAGTCGAGCCGATCGATGAGGCCGAGCTTCAGACGCTCGACGCCCGCCCACGCAATCATCGCGGCATTGTCCGTGCAAAGCCGCGGCGGCGGTGCGAGGAAGCGGAAGCCGGCTTCGCCCGCGACGCGTTCGAGCCGGTGGCGCAGGGTACGGTTAGCGGCAACGCCACCCGCGACGACAAGTGTATTCGCATCGGCATGGTGATGACGGAACGTCTTGAGCGCCTTTGCGGTCCGGTCGGCGAGCACGTCGGCAATGGCAGCCTGGAAGCTCGCGGCGAGGTCGGCCACGTCTTGCCGGTCGAGCTCGGCGCTGCCGGTGAGGCGGGACTCGATGGCCATTCGCACCGCGGTCTTGAGACCGGAGAAAGAAAAATCGCATCCGGGCCGCCCCAGAAGCGGGCGCGGCAGCGAAAAGCGCTTCGGATTCCCCGCCCGTGCGGCGTCTTCGAGTGCGGCACCCCCGGGGTAGCCGAGGCCGAGGAGCTTCGCGCATTTGTCGAACGCCTCGCCCGCCGCGTCGTCGACCGTCGTGCCGAGCCGGCGATATCGCCCGACGCCCTCGACGGCCAAGAGCTGGCAATGCCCGCCCGAGACGAGGAGCAGGAGATAGGGAAATGCCGCATCCTCGACAAGACGTGCCGAAAGCGCGTGACCCTCGAGATGGTTTATCGCGAGAAAAGGCTTGCCGGTGACCGCCGCAATCGCCTTTCCCGTCATGACGCCGACGATGACGCCGCCGATGAGACCGGGGCCGCCGGTCGCGGCGACGCCGTCGAGCTGGCCGAAACCGAGGCCCGCCTCGTCCATCGCCTCCGCCACCAGGCGATCGATATGTTCGAGGTGCGCGCGTGCCGCGATCTCGGGCACGATGCCGCCATAGGGACGATGCGCCTCGGCCTGGGAGAGAAGCCGCTCGGCCAGCACTTTGCGGTCGTCGCGCACGACGGCCGCCGCCGTCTCGTCGCAGCTTGTCTCGATGCCCAGGATGATCATGCCGGCCGCAGTCTAGCTCATATCACCTCGACGCACCCCCTTTCCTTGGCGCGCGGATATCGGTAGAGCTTGAATCATGCGCGTCCTCATCACCCGGCCCCGCGCGGAGGCGGAAGCGCTCGCCCAGTTCCTTCGGGCTCGCGGCATCGAAAGCACGATCGAGCCGCTGCTCGAGATTGAGCCCATCGCAACACCTGCACCCTCTCTCGATGGCGTTGCAGCGTTGCTTTTCACCTCGGCGAACGGTGCGCGCGCATTCGCAGCCGTTGAAAGCAGACGCGACCTTCCGGTCTATGCGATTGGCGCACGCACGGCCGAGGTGGCGCGCGAAGCGGGCTTTGCGAACGTGGAGAGTGCGGACGGCGATGTGGCGGCACTTGCCGCCCTCGTGCGGCGCAAGGTCGATCCTGCGAGCGGAGCGCTGCTGCATGGTGCCGGTGCCGCCGTAAAGGGCGATCTCGCGGCGATGCTCGCACCCGACGGCTTCGAGGTGCGGCGTGTGACGCTCTACGAGGCCGTGCCGGCAAAGGCGCTGTCGAGTGCAGTCGTGGCGGCCCTTCGCGATGGCTCGCTCGATGCGGTCCTGCTATTCTCCGACCGAAGTGCCGTAACTTTTATCCTTCTCGTGCGCAGCGCCGGCGTGGAGGAAACATGCGCGCGGCTGATCGCATTTTGTTTGAGCCCGTCGGTCGCGGAAGCAGCAAGTGCCGTGCGCTGGCGTGCGGTGCGAACGGCGTCGCGGCCGGAGCAGGCGGCCCTTCTCGATCTTCTGGCGTCGTCGACATTCCCGAGTGGCGTGGAAGATCCAGCACCGATGAACAAGGCCGATAGCGTGACGGACGCGAAAGACAACAAGCCCGAAGACGCGGCGGAGACTCAGGCGACGCGGGTCATTCGCGCTTTCGGGGGCATCCGTCCCATGGCGGCGAAGCTCGGCGTGCCGGTCACCACCGTCCAAGGGTGGAAGGAACGCGGTACGATCCCGGAGCCGCGTGTCGCCGAAGTGCTTGCCGCGGCGGCGAAGCAGGGGGTTTCACTTTCCGACCTCGATCTCAAGACTGATTTGAACGGCAAACTCCAGGCTCCGGACGAGATTGCCGCGGCCTCGCCTGGAACGCCGCCGCCGAAGCCGACGCCGGAAGTGCGGACAGCCATTCCGTCCATCGCCTCGCGGGGTACTGTCGAAGACGCTCCGGTGCGCGAGCCAACGCCCGCTGCCAATCAACAGCAAGCTAACCAATCGACAAAGGAGGCACCGCCCCCGTCGGCGGTACGGCGCCCTATCGGCTCCCGTGCGGTTGCGACGGCACTTTGGGCCGCGGCGTTCGCGGGGCTGATCCTTGCCGGTACGTTGAGCCTTCCTTACTGGGCTTCGCTCGTCGGGCTCGAACCGCCCGCGGATCGCAGCACT
This is a stretch of genomic DNA from Alphaproteobacteria bacterium. It encodes these proteins:
- the tsaD gene encoding tRNA (adenosine(37)-N6)-threonylcarbamoyltransferase complex transferase subunit TsaD; its protein translation is MIILGIETSCDETAAAVVRDDRKVLAERLLSQAEAHRPYGGIVPEIAARAHLEHIDRLVAEAMDEAGLGFGQLDGVAATGGPGLIGGVIVGVMTGKAIAAVTGKPFLAINHLEGHALSARLVEDAAFPYLLLLVSGGHCQLLAVEGVGRYRRLGTTVDDAAGEAFDKCAKLLGLGYPGGAALEDAARAGNPKRFSLPRPLLGRPGCDFSFSGLKTAVRMAIESRLTGSAELDRQDVADLAASFQAAIADVLADRTAKALKTFRHHHADANTLVVAGGVAANRTLRHRLERVAGEAGFRFLAPPPRLCTDNAAMIAWAGVERLKLGLIDRLDFAPRPRWPLDPDAPAAIGAGVKA
- a CDS encoding EVE domain-containing protein; protein product: MAHWLFKSEPEEFSWDDLVAKGSTGWDGVRNYQASNNMKAMKIGERGFFYHSGDERRIVGIAEVCALYHPDPTDPTGRFGMVDLKPVMPAERPVTLAEIKAEPRLGNLALVRQSRLSVVPIGAEEWRILCKMAGVKP
- a CDS encoding uroporphyrinogen-III synthase; protein product: MRVLITRPRAEAEALAQFLRARGIESTIEPLLEIEPIATPAPSLDGVAALLFTSANGARAFAAVESRRDLPVYAIGARTAEVAREAGFANVESADGDVAALAALVRRKVDPASGALLHGAGAAVKGDLAAMLAPDGFEVRRVTLYEAVPAKALSSAVVAALRDGSLDAVLLFSDRSAVTFILLVRSAGVEETCARLIAFCLSPSVAEAASAVRWRAVRTASRPEQAALLDLLASSTFPSGVEDPAPMNKADSVTDAKDNKPEDAAETQATRVIRAFGGIRPMAAKLGVPVTTVQGWKERGTIPEPRVAEVLAAAAKQGVSLSDLDLKTDLNGKLQAPDEIAAASPGTPPPKPTPEVRTAIPSIASRGTVEDAPVREPTPAANQQQANQSTKEAPPPSAVRRPIGSRAVATALWAAAFAGLILAGTLSLPYWASLVGLEPPADRSTAVSDREVQALRTRLETLESRIAAPQPEATAGASAELSAKTAELGSEVGAIERRIKALEASLGDLVNRPEPKPGADPEKLAGLADQTASLGQRVAALEVLTKNSNEATERRVALVLAVGQLRDALSRKTSYDKALAAVVALAEGDAALAGPLAELKVHAATGIATRTDLTSRFDAVALAAARASAEPAGSSWTDEALARLSRLFVVRRVNGDVSGEGADAVLARAGARIDAGDLAGAVTQLTGLSGRAADAVKPWLEEAKARLAADLALDEIGSYAIKHLDEGRS
- a CDS encoding NAD(P)H-dependent glycerol-3-phosphate dehydrogenase, which gives rise to MAGKIQRIGIVGAGAWGTALSFVVRRAGHEAMLWAYEPEVVEAINGHHENPLYLSGVALDPTVRATGSLAEIAKADALLLVTPAQALRSIATRLAPHIGAGTPVVICAKGIEQRTGALLSEVAVECLPAIPLAVLSGPSFASEVARGLPAALTLACRDKAMGERLVAAIGSARFRPYLSDDLAGAEIGGAVKNVIAIACGIVAGCGLGDNARAALITRGLAEMARLGIAKGARPETFMGLSGLGDLTLTCNGAQSRNFSLGAALGEGRKLDDVLAERRSVAEGVTTAVSAVELAKKLGVEMPISTAVHVILHRGASIDDTVAKLLARPFKNERLQS
- a CDS encoding Rieske 2Fe-2S domain-containing protein, encoding MSDRVRPLILCRLDEIPEGEGRGFTLGQGSEQTLIAVFRQGKRVHGYVNSCPHVGTPLDLIPDRFMTYDKRHILCATHGARFRVYDGFCFAGPCHGQRLEPVPVGIADGMVILGGGTGSAARA